GGCCAGGGGAAAGCGCGAGTGGCGCGGTGCACATCTGCCGCCAGGTGTGGCAGGCGGCTGTCCGCGCCGGGGCCGACTACCCTAGAGGAAGGGCCTTGAGCGCCCGCTTTATCCGTCCCTGAAGGAGTTCAACACCAGTGGCACCAAGTTCTGATTACACTGCCCGGCACCTGTCAGTGCTGGAGGGCCTTGAAGCCGTCCGCAAGCGCCCGGGCATGTACATCGGTTCCACCGACTCCCGCGGCCTGATGCACTGCCTCTGGGAAATCATCGACAACTCAGTGGACGAGGCGCTGGCCGGGTTCGGCCACGACATCAAGATCATCCTCCACGCGGACAACTCCGTGGAAATCCACGACGACGGCCGCGGCATCCCCATCGACAAGGAACCGAAGACCGGGCTCACCGGCGTTGAAGTGGTTTTCACCAAGCTTCACGCGGGCGGCAAGTTCGGCGGCGGCTCGTACACCGCATCCGGCGGCCTGCACGGCGTGGGCGCATCGGTGGTCAATGCCCTGTCATCGCGCCTGGACGTGGAGGTTGACCGGGGAGGTAAGACCTACAAGATGTCCTTCCGGCGCGGCGAGCCCGGTCGGTTCCAGGACGCCGGTGCCAGGATCGATCCCGCCGCACCTTTCACCCCGTTTGTGGACGATTCGGTGCTCGACGTCGTGGGAAAGGCCAAGCGGGGGGTCACCGGAACCCGCATCCGCTACTGGGCGGACCGGCAGATCTTCACCCCGGACGCAAAGTTTTCCTATGAAGAGCTCGCGGCCCGTGCCCGGCAGACTTCCTTCCTGGTTCCTGGGCTTAAGCTCACGGTCCGGGACGAGCGCAGGATTGCCGGGACCCCCGGCGAGGCCGGCCCGCACGAAGAGGTTTTCCACCACGACGGCGGCATCTCTGAGTTCGTCGAGTTCCTGGCGGTCGATCCCGCGGTCACCGATGTATGGCGGCTGCATGGCTCGGGAAAGTTTAAGGAGACCGTCCCCGTCCTTGACGAGCGGGGCCACAGCCAGCTTGCCGAAGTTGAACGTGACTGCGAAGTGGACGTGGCACTGCGCTGGGGGATCGGCTACGAAAGTACGGTCCGCAGTTTCGTGAACATCATCTCCACCCCGAAGGGCGGAACGCACCAGTCCGGTTTCGAGCAGGCCCTGGTGAAGACCTTCCGCAAAGCGGTGGAAACCAATGCCCGGAAGCTCAAGGCGGGCAATGACAAGATCGATAAAGACGACATCTTCGCCGGCCTGACGGCAGTCCTGACCGTCCGCCTCGCCGAGCCGCAGTTCGAAGGCCAGACCAAGGAAATCCTGGGCACCTCGGCTGTGCGTGCCATCGTTGCCAGGGTGGTGGAGCGCGAGATCGCGGCAAAGCTCACTTCCTCAAACAAGAACGACAAGGCACAGTCCGCGCTGCTGCTTGAAAAGATCGTCAGCGAGATGAAGTCGCGCATCTCGGCCCGCGTGCACAAGGAAACGCAGCGGCGCAAGAATGCGCTGGAAACCTCGTCGATGCCCACCAAGCTGGCTGACTGCCGCACGGACGACGTCGGCCGTTCCGAACTCTTCATCGTGGAAGGCGACTCGGCGCTGGGAACGGCCAAACTCGCACGCTCCTCGGACTTCCAGGCACTGCTGCCCATCCGCGGCAAGATCCTTAATGTCCAGAAAGCCTCGGTGGGGGACATGCTCTCCAACACCGAATGCGCTGCGCTGATCCAGGTGGTGGGCGCCGGCTCGGGCCGCAGCTTCGACCTTGCCGCCGCACGCTACGGCAAAGTTATCCTCATGACCGACGCCGATGTGGACGGGGCCCACATCCGTACGCTTTTGTTGACGCTGTTCTTCCGCTACATGCGCCCCATGATCGAAGAGGGACGGGTTTTTGCCGCCGTGCCCCCGCTGCACCGGGTGGAAGTGATCAATGCCGGCCAAAAGGCCAACGAGATGATCTACACCTATTCGGAGGCGGAGCTGCACGAGCTGCTGGCGCGGCTGGTCAAGGAAGGCAAGCGGTACAAGGAGCCCATCCAGCGCTACAAGGGCCTGGGGGAGATGGACGCCGAACAGCTGGCTGAGACCACCATGGATCCGCGCCACCGCACCCTGCGCAAGGTGGGCATCGAGAATGCCAAGCAGGCGGAGGAGATCTTTGACCTGCTGATGGGCTCCGACGTGTCCCCGCGCAAGGACTTCATCATCGCGGGTGCCTCCAGCCTGGACCGGGAACGTATCGACGCCTGAGGGCCCGCGCGACGTACGGCTCGGCAGGCGGGTTCAGCCCAGCAGGCCGGGAACCACCAGCAGCGCCGTGGGCAGGGCCAGCAGCAGCACACACCCGGCCAGGACGAGGTTGCGCACGGCGCCCGGAAGCGGGGGCTGCGGCGACAGCAGCCGGCTGACACGTGAAGCGGTGGTGCGGGCCGAGTCTGAGCCGGAGGCACCCGTTCCGGCGTCGAGGCCGGACAGCGCGAGGCTGGAAGCAGCCGGCTGAAGGTCCGCGGCCTCGGCACCCGGCGCCGACCCGCTGGCAACAATGGCGATGGCCTTGATAAGGGTGGCTTTGCTCTCGGTCTTGAGCGCGACGTCGTCGGCCAGCATCTCTATCAGCGAGTTGACGGATTCCTGGGCAAGCCGGGTGGTGGGAAGCCAGGGCAGCGCCTGCCGCCAGGCCGCGAAGGCCCACAGGAGCAGGTGGTGGCGCTGGCTCAGGTGGGCGTTCTCGTGGATCAGGACGGCCCGCAGTTCAGCCGGTTCGAGGGCAGCCATCAGGCCGTCCGACAGAACAGTTACGGAGCGGGCGCCGCCGGGCAGGCAGTATGCGACCGGAGAATCGTGGCTGATGACCAAGGTTGCGGCATCCTGCCCTGAAGGCGATGCCAGCAGGGCAAGCAGCTCGCGGTGGCGCCGCCGCTGCCGTTCAATCTTGTAGTAGGTCAGCAGCAGGGTGAACACGAGGTGGGCTGTGAGCAGCGCGGCTGCCGACAGCGCGAAGATGTGCCAGAACCCCAGCGCCGTGGTGGGAGCATTGAACAGCACCATCCCAGCGAGTGCGCGGAGCCCGGCAATGAGGTTGTCGCCGATCGGTTCCAGTCCGTAGACCAGCATGGCGCCGATCATGGACAGCCCGCCGGCCAGTGCGATGGCCTGCCAGAGGAGCATGGCGGTGAACGGTGAGCGCGCGGGCCACCGGGCGCGCGAAAGGAGGATGGGCACTGGCCACGCCAGGATTACCGCCAGGACCGCCAGCAGGTATGAGGCCCAGAACATGGTTTGTTAGAGATGGCCAAGCAGTTTGCGCAGCGTTTCGGCTTCACCTTCGGAGACGGAGCCAATGAAGCGTGCCAGGACGGCTTCACGGTCCGGCGCGGACCCCAGGACTTCATGCATGAGTTCCGCCGTGTGGTCTTCACGGCTCGACACAGCCTGGTAGCGGTGCGGACGGGTGCCGCGTTCGCGCTCCACCAGTCCCTTCTTCTCCAGCCGGGACAGCACCGTGAGCACGGTGGTGACCGCGAGTTCCTTGCCTTCGTGGCCTGCCGCCCCGCCCTGGCCGGCCGAGGTTTGCGCGAGCCGGTCCCGCAGGGTGTTGGCCGTGGCCGCTTCCTGGCCCGCCCAGAGCAGGTCCATTACTGCCCGTTCAAGTTCACCAAGAGTAGCCATTGCACTTTTCCTTTGTTTCCCCGCACCGCGCGCCGTTTGGCGCCGGTGACTCCACACAGTTATTCAACTACACAATCAAATTTACCCTGAATCCGCCGTACTTTCTACGTTGGGTAGAACTAAGGGTGGCCGCGCCCGCCGATACCTGGTCCGGGGGCCTGCTGATACGCCTTCGAATGGTCCGGAGGTGGGTTTTACACTGCCGACGGCGTTGTTCTACACTTTGTAGAAGTTAGGGTTTCTACAGAACGTAGAAAACCCCCGGCTCACAGTAGGGACCGCCATGGACGCTCTGGAAATCGCACGCTGGCAATTCGGTATCACCACCGTCTACCACTTCATGATGGTGCCGCTGACCATCGGCCTGGGCCTCGTGGTGGCCGTCATCCAGACCGCCTGGCACCGCACGGGCAAGCCTGAATACCTCCGGATGACCAAGTTCTGGGGAAAGCTGTTCCTCATCAACTTCATCATGGGCGTTGCCACCGGCATCGTGCAGGAGTTCCAGTTCGGGATGGCCTGGAGCGAGTACAGCCGCTTCGTCGGAGATGTCTTCGGCGCCCCGCTGGCCCTTGAAGCCCTCCTGGCCTTCTTCGTGGAGTCCACCTTCCTGGGCCTCTGGATTTTCGGCTGGAAGCAGCTGAAGCCCGGCATCCACCTGGCCTGCCTGTGGATTGCCGTCATTGGATCCGTGTTTTCCGCCTACTTCATCATCGTTGCCAACAGCTGGATGCAGCACCCGGTGGGGGTGGAGATGGTGGACGGCAGGCCTGTCATGACCGACGCCTGGGCCGTCTTCACGAACAACACCGCGCTGGTCGCGGTGCCCCACACCCTGTTCGGCGCGCTGGCCGTAGCGGGCGGCTTCCTCCTGGGCATCGCCTGGTACCACCTCTGGAGCAGGCGCCGCGACGGCGTCGACACCCTGGGCGCCGACGGCAAGGTGGTCCCGGGCGAGTCGGCAACCATCCCCGGCCGCGACCGCGCAGACCACACCGTCTGGATCCGGTCCCTGCGGATCGGCGCCGTAGTGGCCATGATCTCCTTCGCCGGCACCGCCCTCACCGGTGACCTGCAGGGCAAACTGATGTTCGAGCAGCAGCCCATGAAGATGGCAGCAGCCGAGGCAGCCTGCCACGACGGCACCGGATTCTCCGTCCTGAGCATCGGCAACCTCGGCTCACAGAACTGCGACGACATCGTGGCCCTGATCGAAGTTCCCGGTATTCTGTCCTACCTGGCGAAGGGTGACTTCACCACCGAGGTCAAGGGTGTGAACACCCTGCTGCCCGAATACCAGGAAAACTACGGGACGCACCTGCCGGACAACCCGATCTACGGCGATCGGGCCGGCCAGGAAATCGACTACCTGCCGGTCATGGAGGTCACTTACTGGGGCTTCCGCATGATGATCGGTTTCGGCGGGTTCGCGGCGCTGGCCGCACTTGTTGCGCTGTGGCTCACCCGGAGCGGCACCGTTCCCCGGTCCCCGTGGCTCATGCGGCTGGCCGTCCTGGGCATCATGGCCCCCTTTGGCGCCAACGCGGCCGGCTGGATCTTCACCGAGATGGGCCGCCAGCCGTTTGTGGTGGCCCCCAACCCGGACCCCAACGGCATTGACCAGGTGTTTATGTTCACGGCAGCAGCCGTCTCTCCGGGGGTCTCGGCCGGGGAACTGCTCGCATCCCTCATTACCCTGACAGCGGTGTACGCCGTCCTGCTGGTGGTCGAGGTGAAGCTCCTGGTCAAATACATCCGCGGCGGCGTTGTCTCCGCCATGCCGGAGCTCGCCCACGTCCCCGCGGATGAAAACGAGGACGCCACTCCCGGACCCGATGGACCGGGCGGCGCCAGGCCGGCGGACGACGTCCTGGCCTTCGCCTACTGATTCCGCCCAACAGAAGAGCAAGAGGAAACGAAGAATGGAACTGCTGCCAACTATCTGGTTCATCGCCATTGCGGTGCTGTGGACCGGGTACCTCTTCCTTGAAGGCTTCGACCTGGGCGTCGGAATGCTGATGAAGATGTTCGCCCGCAACAACACCGAGCGGCGCGTGCTGCTCAACACCATCGGCCCCGTCTGGGACGGCAACGAAGTGTGGCTCCTCACGGCCGCCGGCGCCACCTTCGCTGCCTTTCCGCTCTGGTACGCCTCCTTGTTCTCCGCCCTCTACCTGCCCTTGCTGGTGGTCCTGGTCGCCCTGATCTTCCGCGCGGTGGCCTTCGAGTACCGCGGCAAAGTGGATACCGACCGCTGGCGGGCACGCTGGGACTGGGCCATCGCCCTGGGGTCGTTCTTCGCGGCCTTCGGCGTGGGAGCTGCCCTGGCCCTCACCACCACCGGCCTGCCCCTGAATGCAAACGGCGACCGCGAAGGCGGTCCCCTCGCCTGGTTCAGTGGTTACGCAGTACTGGGCGGGCTGGCCGTGGTTGGCTTCTCGCTGGTCCACGCGTTGGCGTTCCTGGCACTGAAGACCGACGGCGACATCCGGCACCGGGCACGCCGCTGGTTCATCCGGCTGCTCCCTGTCCTGCTCCTGCCCATCGCAGCCTGGGCGCTCAGCATCCAGGTGATGGAGGGAAAGCCGTGGACCTGGGCTGCAGTCCTGCTCGCCGTCGCCGCGGCCGCCCGTGCCTGGGCACTTGCCCGGTCAGGCGCCGAAGGCAAAGCGTTCCTGGCGCTGGGCGCATTCCTGGTGCTCGGCACGGCGTCCATCTTTGGTGCGGTATTCCCCGTGGTGCTGCCGTCCACCCTGGACGGGGCTTTTGACCTCACCATTTCCAACGCTTCATCGTCGGACTACACTCTGGGCCTTATGAGCATTGTCGCAGCGTTCGGCCTGCCCCTGGTGATCGCCTACCAGGCCTGGACCTACTGGGTGTTCCGCCGCCGGGTCAGCGCTGCCTCCATCCCCGAGGCCCACAGCTTCCTGCCCGCAATCGCCGCCAAGGCATTCACCACCAAGGGCTGACGTGCGGCCCACCTTCCCAACCGGCCCGGCCACCCGATCCGCCATCTACTGCCTTGGCCTCCTGGCGGCGCTCAAGGCGTTGTCGCTGGTCCTCATGGGCCAGGCCGTGGCCGCCGTCCTGGCCGGACTGGCCGCGGGGACCCCCGACCCGGCCGGCCAGATCGTAGCCGGGCAGATTGTCCCTGGGCTGGTGGGCGTCGTCCTGCGGTCACTCACCGTGTGGGGACAGGCCGTTGCTGCCCGCCGCGCTGCCCTGGGCATCAAGGAGGAGCTGCGCTCAGGACTGCTGGAACGAGCGCTGCGCAACGGCGCCAGGGGAAGCGGCCCGGCAGACGGCGGCCTCGCCGTGCTGGCCACCCGGGGTCTGGATGCCCTGGACAGCTACTACACACAATTCCTGCCTGCCCTGGTGAACTGCGCCGCCATCCCGCTGCTGCTCGGGGCACGGATCCTTTTCGCCGACTGGGTCAGTGCCGTCGTGATTGTCCTGACCGTGCCATTGGTGCCGCTGTTCATGGTGCTGATCGGCCGGTACACGGAGGACAAGGTGCGCGAGGCGCAGTCCTCGCTCGCCCGGCTCTCCGCCCACATGCTGGAACTCGCCAAGGGCCTGCCGGTCCTGGTGGGCCTCGGCCGTGCCACCGCCCAGCGCAAGGCCCTGGAGGAGATCTCCGAGGAATACCGCTCCCGCACCATGGGCACCCTGCGTACGGCGTTCATGTCGGCGCTGGCGCTGGAACTTATCGCCACCATTTCCGTCGCAGTGGTGGCGGTGTTTATCGGCGTGCGGCTGGTGCACGGTGACATGCCGCTCGAAGCCGGCCTGCTGGCACTCATCCTCGCCCCGGACTGCTACCTGCCCCTGCGCGAGCTGGGGACCGCCCACCATGCCAGCGACGACGGCCGCGTGGCCCTCGCCGAGGTTACCGCGGTGACCGACGCACCCGAGGCCCAGCCGCTCCCGGCCGTCCCGGCGGGCGGGCCGGGTGCCCCCATCACTGTCAGCGGACTCAAGGTCAGCTACAACGGAAGGTCCAGGGCCGCCGTCGGCCCCCTCAGCTTCGAAGCGCCGCAAAGCAGCATCACTGCCCTCGACGGACCCAGCGGCGCGGGAAAGAGCACTGTCCTGGGCGTCCTGGCCGGAACTGTCGGGGACGGCGGCGGGACCGTCATCACGGGCTCCATCCGGGGCCTGGACCGCGGCGCCCTGGCGTGGGTCCCACAGCACCCGGTAATGGTGGCCGAAACCGTGTTGGACGAGGTGGTGCTCTACCTTTCGGCAAATGCCCGCACCGC
The window above is part of the Pseudarthrobacter sp. NS4 genome. Proteins encoded here:
- a CDS encoding DNA gyrase/topoisomerase IV subunit B, encoding MAPSSDYTARHLSVLEGLEAVRKRPGMYIGSTDSRGLMHCLWEIIDNSVDEALAGFGHDIKIILHADNSVEIHDDGRGIPIDKEPKTGLTGVEVVFTKLHAGGKFGGGSYTASGGLHGVGASVVNALSSRLDVEVDRGGKTYKMSFRRGEPGRFQDAGARIDPAAPFTPFVDDSVLDVVGKAKRGVTGTRIRYWADRQIFTPDAKFSYEELAARARQTSFLVPGLKLTVRDERRIAGTPGEAGPHEEVFHHDGGISEFVEFLAVDPAVTDVWRLHGSGKFKETVPVLDERGHSQLAEVERDCEVDVALRWGIGYESTVRSFVNIISTPKGGTHQSGFEQALVKTFRKAVETNARKLKAGNDKIDKDDIFAGLTAVLTVRLAEPQFEGQTKEILGTSAVRAIVARVVEREIAAKLTSSNKNDKAQSALLLEKIVSEMKSRISARVHKETQRRKNALETSSMPTKLADCRTDDVGRSELFIVEGDSALGTAKLARSSDFQALLPIRGKILNVQKASVGDMLSNTECAALIQVVGAGSGRSFDLAAARYGKVILMTDADVDGAHIRTLLLTLFFRYMRPMIEEGRVFAAVPPLHRVEVINAGQKANEMIYTYSEAELHELLARLVKEGKRYKEPIQRYKGLGEMDAEQLAETTMDPRHRTLRKVGIENAKQAEEIFDLLMGSDVSPRKDFIIAGASSLDRERIDA
- a CDS encoding M56 family metallopeptidase, which gives rise to MFWASYLLAVLAVILAWPVPILLSRARWPARSPFTAMLLWQAIALAGGLSMIGAMLVYGLEPIGDNLIAGLRALAGMVLFNAPTTALGFWHIFALSAAALLTAHLVFTLLLTYYKIERQRRRHRELLALLASPSGQDAATLVISHDSPVAYCLPGGARSVTVLSDGLMAALEPAELRAVLIHENAHLSQRHHLLLWAFAAWRQALPWLPTTRLAQESVNSLIEMLADDVALKTESKATLIKAIAIVASGSAPGAEAADLQPAASSLALSGLDAGTGASGSDSARTTASRVSRLLSPQPPLPGAVRNLVLAGCVLLLALPTALLVVPGLLG
- a CDS encoding BlaI/MecI/CopY family transcriptional regulator, encoding MATLGELERAVMDLLWAGQEAATANTLRDRLAQTSAGQGGAAGHEGKELAVTTVLTVLSRLEKKGLVERERGTRPHRYQAVSSREDHTAELMHEVLGSAPDREAVLARFIGSVSEGEAETLRKLLGHL
- a CDS encoding cytochrome ubiquinol oxidase subunit I encodes the protein MDALEIARWQFGITTVYHFMMVPLTIGLGLVVAVIQTAWHRTGKPEYLRMTKFWGKLFLINFIMGVATGIVQEFQFGMAWSEYSRFVGDVFGAPLALEALLAFFVESTFLGLWIFGWKQLKPGIHLACLWIAVIGSVFSAYFIIVANSWMQHPVGVEMVDGRPVMTDAWAVFTNNTALVAVPHTLFGALAVAGGFLLGIAWYHLWSRRRDGVDTLGADGKVVPGESATIPGRDRADHTVWIRSLRIGAVVAMISFAGTALTGDLQGKLMFEQQPMKMAAAEAACHDGTGFSVLSIGNLGSQNCDDIVALIEVPGILSYLAKGDFTTEVKGVNTLLPEYQENYGTHLPDNPIYGDRAGQEIDYLPVMEVTYWGFRMMIGFGGFAALAALVALWLTRSGTVPRSPWLMRLAVLGIMAPFGANAAGWIFTEMGRQPFVVAPNPDPNGIDQVFMFTAAAVSPGVSAGELLASLITLTAVYAVLLVVEVKLLVKYIRGGVVSAMPELAHVPADENEDATPGPDGPGGARPADDVLAFAY
- the cydB gene encoding cytochrome d ubiquinol oxidase subunit II, with translation MELLPTIWFIAIAVLWTGYLFLEGFDLGVGMLMKMFARNNTERRVLLNTIGPVWDGNEVWLLTAAGATFAAFPLWYASLFSALYLPLLVVLVALIFRAVAFEYRGKVDTDRWRARWDWAIALGSFFAAFGVGAALALTTTGLPLNANGDREGGPLAWFSGYAVLGGLAVVGFSLVHALAFLALKTDGDIRHRARRWFIRLLPVLLLPIAAWALSIQVMEGKPWTWAAVLLAVAAAARAWALARSGAEGKAFLALGAFLVLGTASIFGAVFPVVLPSTLDGAFDLTISNASSSDYTLGLMSIVAAFGLPLVIAYQAWTYWVFRRRVSAASIPEAHSFLPAIAAKAFTTKG